In one Pseudoclavibacter sp. Marseille-Q3772 genomic region, the following are encoded:
- a CDS encoding M20/M25/M40 family metallo-hydrolase: MTAEDAVQLDQAFLDRVALGMPRTIARLAQLVRIPSVSWDAFDRTHVRDSAELTAQFLTETGLFESVQIHQYDIAEGCPGQPGVIAHRPANPGYPTVTLYAHHDVQPPGDPQLWDTPAYEPTIIGDRMYGRGASDDKAGVMLHIAALEALRDVLEAEGLPLGIGISVFIEGEEERGSDTFSQFLEQHGDVLGGDYIIVADSSNVTTDVPGLSVALRGNVVFNVSIRTLEHASHSGMFGGAVPDAFMAATKLLATLWNEDGSVAVAGLAEHEAVTPAVDADDVIRDAGVIGGALIGNGDINSRIWYKPSITVTGIDAPNVANASNTLLPEVRVRISARIAPGADGEREAALIVDHLKANAPFGSQLTVEGLSIGKPVLVDAQSDGVQRMLAAMSRAWPHPAEQIGIGGSIPFISDFKEQFPRAQVLVTGVEDPNTRAHSPNESQHLGSLQCAIGAEVLFLADLITAAERAE, encoded by the coding sequence ATGACTGCCGAAGATGCTGTACAGCTCGATCAAGCATTTCTGGACCGCGTTGCGTTGGGAATGCCCCGCACGATCGCTCGATTGGCGCAACTGGTTCGCATCCCCTCTGTCTCCTGGGATGCATTCGACCGCACCCACGTGCGCGACTCAGCTGAACTCACCGCGCAATTCTTGACCGAGACGGGGCTCTTCGAGTCGGTGCAAATTCACCAGTACGACATTGCTGAGGGGTGCCCCGGCCAGCCCGGTGTGATCGCGCACCGTCCGGCGAACCCCGGTTACCCCACGGTCACGCTGTACGCGCATCACGATGTGCAACCACCGGGAGACCCGCAGCTGTGGGACACCCCCGCATACGAGCCCACCATTATCGGTGATCGGATGTATGGTCGCGGCGCGAGTGATGACAAAGCGGGCGTGATGCTGCATATCGCTGCGCTCGAGGCACTCCGGGATGTGTTGGAGGCCGAAGGCCTGCCCTTGGGTATTGGTATCTCGGTGTTTATTGAAGGGGAAGAGGAGCGAGGTTCCGACACCTTCTCGCAGTTCCTTGAACAACACGGCGACGTGCTCGGCGGCGACTACATCATCGTCGCGGATAGTTCGAATGTGACTACCGATGTGCCCGGTTTGAGCGTGGCCCTGCGGGGGAATGTGGTCTTCAACGTTTCTATCCGCACGCTTGAACATGCCTCGCACTCTGGCATGTTTGGTGGAGCGGTGCCTGACGCGTTCATGGCGGCAACGAAACTACTCGCAACGCTGTGGAACGAGGACGGCTCCGTCGCGGTGGCGGGCCTGGCCGAACATGAAGCGGTAACGCCGGCGGTGGATGCGGATGATGTCATCCGTGACGCGGGCGTCATCGGGGGAGCGCTGATCGGAAACGGTGACATTAACTCGCGTATTTGGTACAAGCCGTCCATCACCGTCACTGGCATTGACGCACCCAATGTGGCCAATGCATCCAACACGCTTCTGCCGGAAGTGCGCGTGAGAATCTCTGCTCGTATTGCGCCCGGTGCGGATGGTGAGCGTGAAGCAGCGCTCATTGTTGATCACCTCAAGGCCAATGCTCCCTTTGGTTCGCAGCTGACAGTCGAGGGACTGTCGATCGGCAAACCCGTACTTGTTGATGCGCAGAGCGACGGCGTTCAGCGGATGCTTGCCGCGATGTCGAGAGCGTGGCCACATCCTGCCGAACAGATTGGTATCGGCGGATCGATTCCATTCATCTCTGACTTCAAGGAACAATTCCCGCGGGCTCAGGTCTTGGTGACGGGCGTGGAAGACCCGAATACGCGAGCACATTCGCCGAATGAGTCGCAGCATTTAGGATCGTTGCAATGCGCTATTGGTGCCGAGGTCCTGTTCCTTGCTGACCTCATCACTGCGGCTGAACGAGCGGAATAA
- a CDS encoding cytochrome bc complex cytochrome b subunit, translating to MTTTSNVSAAQGGAVAKAATWFDERTSVSGAVKEFGRKIFPDHWSFMLGEVALYSFIAILLSGTFLTFFFDPSMAHTEYHGSYVPLQGMEMSAAMASTLDISFDVRGGLLMRQVHHWAALLFVASIMLHMARVFFTGAFRKPRELNWVIGLVLWIIAMLEGFSGYSLPDDLLSGNGLRIVDGMIKGVPLFGTWISFLMFGGEFPGDAIVGRLYALHIMILPALLIAFLALHLLLMVVHKHTQWPGPGKTETNVVGNPVLPVFAAKATGFMFLVIGLIFLIASLFQINPIWNYGPYDPSPVSAGTQPDWYIGFGDGALRLIPPGLETSLGPVTITWAILIPFLLMGIFVIGLFVYPFLESWITGDKREHHLLDRPRNAPFRTALGAAWINLYATMWAAASSDLMATHFHLAMEHVIHFLQFWLIFGSIIVFWVTKRWCLSLQKHDRNTLLHGHESGRVIRLPHGEFQEVHVPLTDEEIFQMQYENYVPVKPYIDENGKKKGKARAALSRWFFADRVESVTPSELEAAKHHHAEIH from the coding sequence ATGACTACAACGTCTAATGTTTCGGCCGCCCAGGGCGGCGCAGTCGCCAAGGCTGCAACGTGGTTTGACGAGCGCACGAGCGTTTCGGGTGCCGTCAAGGAGTTCGGTCGCAAGATCTTCCCTGACCACTGGTCGTTCATGCTGGGTGAGGTGGCGCTGTACAGCTTCATCGCCATCCTGCTCTCGGGTACCTTCCTGACCTTCTTCTTTGACCCATCGATGGCGCACACCGAATACCACGGTTCCTATGTGCCGCTGCAGGGTATGGAAATGTCAGCCGCAATGGCATCCACGCTGGACATCTCCTTCGATGTTCGCGGTGGTTTGCTCATGCGTCAGGTGCACCACTGGGCAGCACTGCTGTTCGTAGCATCGATCATGCTGCACATGGCTCGCGTGTTCTTTACCGGTGCCTTCCGTAAGCCCCGTGAGCTCAACTGGGTGATCGGTCTCGTACTGTGGATCATCGCCATGCTTGAGGGCTTCAGCGGTTACTCGCTCCCCGACGACCTCCTCTCCGGTAACGGTCTGCGAATCGTTGACGGCATGATCAAGGGTGTTCCGCTGTTCGGAACGTGGATCTCGTTCCTCATGTTCGGCGGAGAGTTCCCGGGTGACGCGATTGTTGGTCGCTTGTACGCCCTGCACATCATGATTCTCCCGGCGCTGCTGATTGCGTTCCTGGCACTCCACCTGTTGCTCATGGTGGTCCACAAGCACACGCAGTGGCCTGGCCCCGGTAAGACCGAGACCAACGTTGTTGGTAACCCGGTGCTGCCGGTCTTCGCGGCCAAGGCAACGGGCTTCATGTTCCTCGTGATCGGTCTGATCTTCCTGATCGCTTCACTGTTCCAGATCAACCCAATTTGGAACTACGGACCGTACGACCCCTCCCCCGTATCGGCCGGTACCCAGCCTGACTGGTACATCGGTTTCGGTGACGGTGCGCTTCGTCTGATTCCGCCGGGCCTGGAAACATCGCTTGGACCGGTAACGATCACCTGGGCGATCCTGATCCCGTTCCTGCTTATGGGAATTTTCGTGATCGGCCTGTTCGTCTACCCGTTCCTCGAATCGTGGATTACCGGTGACAAGCGCGAGCACCACCTGCTCGACCGTCCGCGTAACGCTCCGTTCCGCACCGCCCTTGGAGCTGCCTGGATCAACCTCTATGCGACGATGTGGGCTGCGGCGTCCTCCGACCTCATGGCGACCCACTTCCACCTCGCGATGGAACACGTCATCCACTTCCTGCAGTTCTGGCTGATCTTCGGTTCCATCATCGTGTTCTGGGTTACCAAGCGCTGGTGCCTGTCGCTGCAGAAGCACGACCGCAACACGCTGCTGCATGGACACGAATCCGGTCGAGTTATCCGCTTGCCGCACGGTGAGTTCCAGGAAGTTCACGTACCGCTCACTGATGAAGAAATCTTCCAGATGCAGTACGAGAACTATGTTCCGGTCAAGCCGTACATCGACGAGAACGGTAAGAAGAAGGGCAAGGCACGCGCTGCCCTCTCCCGCTGGTTCTTCGCCGACCGTGTTGAATCGGTAACACCGAGCGAGCTGGAAGCAGCCAAGCACCACCACGCTGAGATTCACTAG
- a CDS encoding DJ-1/PfpI family protein, whose protein sequence is MRLSTVNVLLYPGFELLDAMGPIELLANVPGVNVRTVYIPEPDAEGSPTHPAVITSAQGVRISADAPITDPCELFLVPGGMGARELVQAHSALAQIRRAALAANVVASVCTGSALLAAAGLLDGYRATSNKQAFQWATGFGTAVEWVPRARWVHDRDRWTSSGVSAGMDMTAALILDAFGSEVYETVLNHVEYSPTSDPQDDPFAIPGSSDANR, encoded by the coding sequence ATGCGCCTCTCTACCGTCAACGTCTTGCTCTACCCGGGATTCGAGCTCCTGGATGCCATGGGGCCAATCGAGCTATTGGCGAATGTGCCTGGTGTGAACGTGCGTACCGTCTACATCCCCGAGCCCGACGCGGAAGGCTCCCCTACCCATCCGGCAGTCATTACGAGTGCTCAGGGGGTGAGGATCTCGGCCGACGCGCCCATCACTGACCCCTGTGAGCTGTTTCTGGTCCCTGGAGGGATGGGAGCGCGTGAGCTCGTTCAAGCACACAGCGCACTGGCGCAGATCCGACGGGCAGCGTTAGCGGCGAACGTGGTTGCATCCGTATGCACCGGATCAGCACTGCTCGCCGCAGCAGGGCTCCTTGATGGCTATCGGGCAACCAGCAATAAGCAAGCGTTCCAGTGGGCAACGGGCTTCGGCACAGCTGTCGAATGGGTGCCGCGGGCGCGGTGGGTTCATGACCGAGACCGCTGGACCTCATCCGGAGTTTCAGCCGGCATGGATATGACCGCCGCACTCATCCTCGATGCGTTCGGTAGCGAGGTGTACGAAACGGTACTCAACCACGTGGAGTACTCCCCCACATCCGACCCCCAAGACGACCCGTTTGCGATACCCGGCAGTAGCGACGCTAACCGCTAG
- a CDS encoding cytochrome c oxidase subunit 4 codes for MKTLRNLMIGLVFFYAVMTAFYTVWTAVIDNDPEWVGIVAFILMTLFTAFIAWYMSMEHKPFKSKALPEDREDAEIHEADPELGVFSPYSIWPVVAAGGAALVFASIAFGWWPAFFLAPIGLVGLLGWMFEMYRGKFGH; via the coding sequence ATGAAAACACTCCGTAACCTGATGATCGGTCTGGTCTTCTTCTACGCCGTGATGACCGCCTTCTACACGGTTTGGACTGCAGTGATCGATAACGATCCGGAATGGGTTGGAATCGTGGCGTTCATTCTGATGACGCTGTTCACCGCGTTCATTGCCTGGTACATGTCTATGGAGCACAAACCTTTCAAGTCGAAGGCGCTTCCTGAAGACCGTGAGGACGCAGAGATCCACGAGGCGGATCCTGAACTCGGTGTATTTTCGCCGTACTCGATCTGGCCGGTAGTCGCTGCCGGTGGCGCTGCGCTCGTGTTCGCGTCCATCGCATTCGGATGGTGGCCAGCATTCTTCCTTGCACCGATCGGTTTGGTGGGTCTGCTCGGCTGGATGTTTGAGATGTACCGAGGTAAGTTCGGTCATTAG
- the ctaD gene encoding cytochrome c oxidase subunit I, whose product MTSTLNRPAATPSAAEPDFSPSKVGRKGNLLFDMLTTTDHKKIGYMYLYSSVIWFCIGGVMALLIRGQLFAPGMEMIATKEQYNQLFTMHGTVMLLMFATPLFSGFANIMVPLQIGTADVAFPRLNAFAFWLYSFGAFVAVLGFITPGGAAAFGWTAYVPLSLTTFSPSVGGHLWIAGLALTGYATIFGAVNFITTIITMRAPGMTMWRMSVFTWNTLITSILVLFAFPVLTVAWFALLMDRVFGTHIYDVDAGGAILYQHLFWFFGHPEVYVIALPFFGIVSEIFPVFSRKPIFGYKTLVLATISIAALSASVWAHHMYVTGSVLLPFFALMTMLIAVPTGVKIFNWVGTMWRGSITFETPMLWSLGFIVTFVFGGLTGVILASPILDFHVSDTYFVIAHFHYVLFGTVVFAMFAGFYFWWPKWTGKMLNEGLGKVHFWVLFVGFHMTFLVQHWLGVMGMPRRYYTYQAEDNFTWANQVSSVGAIILALSMIPFFLNVYLTHRNGKKVTTNDPWGYGGSLEWATSCPPPRHNFTEIPRIRSERPAFDLNHPEYSAPGAHGAVPAAGKVS is encoded by the coding sequence ATGACTTCTACGCTCAATAGGCCTGCCGCTACGCCATCGGCAGCGGAACCTGATTTTTCACCGAGCAAGGTCGGCCGGAAGGGAAACCTTCTGTTCGACATGCTCACCACCACTGATCACAAGAAGATCGGGTACATGTACCTGTACTCATCGGTGATCTGGTTCTGCATCGGTGGTGTGATGGCGTTGCTGATCCGTGGTCAGCTCTTCGCCCCCGGCATGGAGATGATCGCCACCAAGGAGCAGTACAACCAGCTCTTCACGATGCACGGCACCGTGATGCTGCTGATGTTCGCGACGCCGCTGTTCTCCGGATTCGCGAACATCATGGTCCCGCTGCAGATCGGTACTGCCGATGTTGCTTTCCCTCGCTTGAACGCCTTCGCATTCTGGCTGTACAGCTTCGGTGCGTTCGTGGCCGTACTCGGCTTCATCACCCCTGGTGGCGCGGCCGCATTCGGTTGGACCGCATACGTACCGCTTTCGCTGACCACCTTTAGCCCGAGCGTTGGTGGCCACCTGTGGATCGCAGGTCTTGCGCTGACCGGTTACGCCACGATCTTTGGTGCGGTGAACTTCATCACCACCATCATCACCATGCGTGCCCCCGGTATGACCATGTGGCGTATGTCGGTGTTCACTTGGAACACCCTCATCACCTCCATCCTGGTGCTGTTCGCATTCCCGGTACTGACCGTTGCCTGGTTCGCACTACTGATGGACCGCGTATTTGGTACGCACATTTACGATGTGGATGCTGGTGGTGCGATCTTGTATCAACACCTGTTCTGGTTCTTCGGTCACCCCGAGGTGTACGTCATCGCGCTGCCGTTCTTCGGTATTGTCTCCGAAATCTTCCCGGTATTCAGCCGCAAGCCGATTTTCGGTTATAAGACGCTGGTGCTCGCAACCATCTCGATTGCCGCACTCTCCGCATCCGTATGGGCACACCACATGTACGTAACCGGCTCCGTACTGCTGCCGTTCTTCGCACTGATGACGATGCTGATTGCGGTTCCGACCGGTGTGAAGATCTTTAACTGGGTCGGCACTATGTGGCGTGGTTCGATCACCTTCGAAACGCCAATGCTCTGGTCGCTGGGCTTTATCGTCACCTTCGTATTCGGTGGTCTTACCGGTGTCATCCTCGCCTCGCCGATCCTCGACTTCCACGTCTCCGACACCTACTTTGTGATCGCCCACTTCCACTACGTACTTTTCGGTACCGTCGTATTTGCGATGTTCGCCGGATTCTACTTCTGGTGGCCCAAGTGGACGGGCAAGATGCTCAACGAGGGCCTCGGTAAGGTCCACTTCTGGGTGCTGTTTGTCGGCTTCCACATGACCTTCCTGGTTCAGCACTGGCTCGGTGTCATGGGTATGCCCCGTCGCTACTACACGTACCAGGCAGAGGACAACTTCACGTGGGCCAACCAGGTGTCCAGTGTTGGTGCGATCATCCTCGCGCTCTCGATGATCCCGTTCTTCCTGAACGTGTACCTCACGCACCGCAACGGCAAGAAGGTTACGACCAACGACCCTTGGGGTTACGGTGGATCACTCGAGTGGGCAACCAGTTGCCCGCCGCCGCGCCACAACTTCACTGAGATTCCGCGAATCCGTTCCGAACGTCCGGCGTTTGACCTGAACCACCCGGAATACTCGGCCCCCGGCGCGCATGGCGCCGTTCCTGCGGCAGGAAAGGTGAGCTAG
- a CDS encoding winged helix DNA-binding domain-containing protein produces MSISDRELVELRQIAQGIAGNPFSAPQTAARHLVLSQGQHLNGLIASLAYRTNDATVDGVVDAFNEGMLARGYPMRGTIFGASTDDIGWITELCGPRQLNSAAKRRASHGIDEEMLFRALSVAGEEFARQEPHYGVPAASVEDLGAAWQAATIPTGQGRRYHLIFTLMAGGKLVYGPITRSASGSALVHLIVPRSTWVPNESSLEARFNGDSKAAVTEFLQRYLYGHGPATIRDFAWWTKLPLGVIRASAVEATAALEDYGVDHDGETLYGRPGLREERSQRASELSAGRLLAPFDELVLGYPNRLRMLTSDQSKQLVPGNNGVFKNGMLRAGRLIGTWSASSRANSNRVTFTPFTGRLSARAEREFLRAHANYPG; encoded by the coding sequence ATGAGCATTTCGGATCGGGAACTTGTCGAACTGCGCCAGATTGCACAGGGCATTGCCGGGAACCCATTCTCGGCACCGCAGACCGCGGCAAGGCACCTGGTGCTATCTCAGGGCCAACATCTCAACGGTTTAATTGCTTCGTTGGCGTATCGCACCAATGACGCAACGGTTGATGGGGTGGTTGACGCCTTCAATGAAGGGATGCTGGCTCGTGGGTACCCGATGCGAGGCACGATTTTTGGAGCATCTACGGATGACATCGGCTGGATAACCGAGCTCTGTGGTCCTCGGCAACTGAACAGCGCAGCGAAACGACGCGCCAGCCACGGCATCGATGAGGAAATGCTCTTTCGTGCGCTCTCGGTGGCTGGTGAGGAGTTCGCGCGTCAGGAGCCTCATTATGGGGTGCCTGCCGCGTCTGTTGAGGACTTGGGTGCGGCTTGGCAGGCGGCAACCATCCCTACGGGCCAGGGCAGGCGCTATCACCTGATCTTTACCCTTATGGCCGGCGGCAAGTTGGTCTATGGTCCGATCACCCGTTCGGCATCGGGTAGTGCGCTGGTTCACCTGATCGTCCCGAGGTCCACATGGGTACCGAACGAATCGAGTCTTGAGGCTCGATTCAATGGTGACAGCAAGGCGGCAGTGACCGAGTTCTTGCAGCGATACTTGTACGGCCACGGTCCGGCCACGATCCGGGATTTCGCGTGGTGGACGAAGTTACCGCTTGGCGTGATTCGTGCAAGCGCTGTGGAGGCAACGGCAGCCCTTGAAGATTACGGAGTCGATCACGATGGGGAGACCCTATACGGTCGCCCTGGTCTGCGTGAAGAACGATCGCAGCGAGCATCCGAACTGTCCGCTGGTCGGTTGCTTGCCCCGTTTGATGAGCTCGTGCTCGGCTACCCGAACCGCCTGCGTATGCTCACATCGGATCAAAGTAAGCAGCTGGTCCCCGGTAATAATGGAGTGTTTAAGAACGGGATGCTGCGCGCAGGTCGGCTGATCGGGACCTGGAGTGCATCGTCACGAGCGAATAGCAATCGAGTGACATTCACTCCGTTCACGGGGCGCTTATCAGCACGAGCCGAGCGCGAGTTCTTGCGTGCGCACGCGAATTATCCCGGCTAG
- a CDS encoding Rieske 2Fe-2S domain-containing protein encodes MAEDELGGELRTANSSDRAVSSGAQDPNVEAFDNPGLPVHHERVTDTNPQKAKTTERVVTALFWVSLACTIFAIAAYFIWPIDRADITSVRWNSMFIGLGIAFGMLTLGTGAVAWAKYLMKDEEQVEARHKTGASPATSKRVAEIFKQADEESGFTRRKMLRNSLIGAALALPLPGIVLLRDLYNGNNENPIKLMHQTMWDKGVRLVRDPSGTPIKASEVTIGSAFHVIPEGLNELEHGKLNEKAKAVVLLMRLPEERLKHKPGRENWAYKGIVAYSKVCTHVGCPVALYEQQTHHLLCPCHQSQFDVTEHCKVIFGPAGRPLPQLPIEVDSEGYLVAQSDFHEPVGPTFWERRNDYNV; translated from the coding sequence ATGGCAGAAGACGAACTCGGCGGGGAGCTCCGTACCGCCAATTCGTCGGACCGCGCGGTTAGCTCGGGCGCTCAGGATCCGAACGTAGAAGCGTTCGACAACCCTGGCTTGCCAGTGCACCACGAGCGGGTAACTGACACGAATCCGCAGAAGGCAAAGACCACCGAGCGCGTAGTAACCGCACTCTTCTGGGTTTCACTCGCCTGCACCATCTTCGCGATTGCCGCCTACTTCATCTGGCCAATCGACCGCGCCGACATCACCAGTGTTCGCTGGAACAGCATGTTCATCGGTCTTGGCATTGCCTTCGGCATGCTGACGCTCGGTACCGGTGCTGTGGCGTGGGCTAAGTACCTGATGAAGGATGAGGAACAGGTCGAGGCTCGTCACAAGACCGGAGCGTCGCCTGCAACGTCAAAGCGTGTTGCTGAGATCTTCAAGCAGGCTGACGAAGAATCTGGCTTTACCCGCCGCAAGATGCTGCGCAACTCGCTAATTGGTGCCGCGCTCGCCCTGCCTCTTCCTGGCATCGTGCTTTTGCGCGACCTCTACAACGGCAACAACGAGAACCCGATCAAGCTGATGCACCAGACGATGTGGGATAAGGGTGTCCGCCTCGTACGCGACCCCTCCGGTACCCCCATCAAGGCATCCGAAGTAACCATCGGCTCGGCCTTCCACGTCATTCCGGAGGGCTTGAACGAGCTCGAGCACGGCAAGCTCAACGAGAAGGCCAAGGCCGTTGTGCTGCTCATGCGTCTTCCTGAAGAGCGCTTGAAGCACAAGCCGGGCCGCGAGAACTGGGCATACAAGGGCATCGTGGCGTACTCGAAGGTGTGCACCCACGTTGGTTGCCCCGTTGCGCTGTACGAGCAGCAAACGCACCACCTGCTGTGCCCCTGCCACCAGTCGCAGTTCGACGTAACTGAGCACTGCAAGGTTATTTTCGGCCCTGCCGGTCGCCCGCTGCCGCAGCTACCGATTGAGGTGGACAGCGAAGGCTACCTGGTCGCTCAGAGCGACTTCCACGAACCTGTCGGACCAACCTTCTGGGAGCGTCGCAATGACTACAACGTCTAA
- the erpA gene encoding iron-sulfur cluster insertion protein ErpA, with product MSTTLTGIAVTESTHGVTLTQAAVDKVKALLSQEGRDDLRLRIAVQPGGCSGLIYQLYFDERQMENDASVDFDGVELIVDEMSAPYLHGASIDFADTIEKQGFQIDNPNAQGSCACGDSFH from the coding sequence ATGTCGACCACGCTCACCGGAATCGCCGTCACCGAATCGACTCACGGGGTCACGCTGACACAGGCAGCGGTTGACAAAGTGAAGGCATTGCTCTCGCAAGAAGGGCGAGACGATCTGCGATTGCGAATCGCAGTACAACCGGGTGGCTGCTCTGGGCTCATCTACCAGCTGTACTTTGACGAGCGCCAGATGGAGAACGACGCATCCGTCGACTTCGACGGTGTTGAGCTTATCGTGGATGAAATGAGTGCCCCGTACCTTCACGGAGCTTCGATCGACTTTGCGGACACGATCGAGAAGCAGGGCTTCCAGATTGATAACCCCAATGCGCAGGGCAGCTGTGCATGCGGTGATTCTTTCCACTAG
- the coxB gene encoding cytochrome c oxidase subunit II, whose amino-acid sequence MRLLERSNVRKNYRKVAGAVSLAATSSLALAGCTDQQLGAYMPGEVGTSDKGDLIGTFWTNSWVVLMAIGLLVWILIIWASIAYRRRKNETGMPVQMRYHMPVEIMFTILPIVLVAGFFAFTARDEAIAIDVADESERDVHIEVYGKQWAWDFNYLEVDGSEYDGGVYFEGEQAREVRDENGKTTGEIEEDKLPVVYVPVGANVTFDLKSRDVAHSFWIPEFHYKLDTIPGKTNTFSITVEREGEYIGKCAELCGEYHSMMLFKVKAVSAQDYKDYIQSLRDAGQTGARGDEYNRNDQNPGTSVPEIKHEQH is encoded by the coding sequence ATGCGTCTTCTCGAAAGGTCCAACGTGCGGAAGAACTACCGGAAAGTAGCGGGTGCGGTATCCCTCGCTGCGACCTCGTCGCTTGCGCTGGCTGGCTGTACTGATCAGCAGCTTGGCGCGTATATGCCCGGCGAGGTCGGAACATCTGACAAGGGAGACCTCATCGGAACCTTCTGGACGAACTCCTGGGTCGTTCTGATGGCAATCGGTCTGCTGGTTTGGATCTTGATCATCTGGGCGTCGATTGCCTATCGTCGTCGCAAGAACGAGACCGGCATGCCGGTGCAGATGCGCTACCACATGCCCGTCGAGATTATGTTCACGATCCTGCCGATCGTGCTCGTCGCAGGCTTCTTCGCATTCACCGCTCGAGACGAAGCAATCGCTATCGACGTTGCCGATGAATCCGAGCGCGACGTACACATTGAGGTGTACGGAAAGCAGTGGGCTTGGGACTTCAACTACCTCGAGGTAGATGGATCCGAGTATGACGGTGGCGTGTATTTCGAAGGTGAGCAGGCCCGCGAGGTTCGCGACGAAAACGGTAAGACGACGGGCGAAATCGAAGAGGACAAGCTTCCGGTTGTCTACGTTCCCGTCGGCGCGAACGTCACCTTCGACCTCAAATCGCGTGACGTAGCCCACTCGTTCTGGATTCCCGAATTCCACTACAAGCTCGACACGATCCCCGGCAAAACCAATACGTTTTCGATCACCGTTGAGCGTGAGGGCGAGTACATCGGTAAGTGTGCCGAACTTTGTGGTGAGTACCACTCGATGATGCTGTTCAAGGTCAAGGCAGTATCGGCACAGGACTACAAGGACTACATCCAGTCGCTCCGTGACGCTGGACAAACCGGTGCACGCGGTGACGAATACAACCGCAACGACCAGAACCCTGGAACCTCGGTTCCGGAAATCAAGCACGAGCAGCACTAA